The DNA segment GGCGACCCGGGCGGTCAGGATGGACTGGTGGAGCTCCAGCGACGCCTGGTACTGCCCCTGGAGACCCATCGCCTCCGCCAGGTTGTTCCGTATGGACAGGGTGCGCGGCACCTCGGCGTCGCCCAGAGTGGTGACGGCCTCCCGGTCGGCCTGCTCGAAGAGCGTCCGGGCCTCGTCGTAGCGGCCGAGCGCCATCAGGGTGCCGCCGAGCCCGTCCCTGGCCCTGATGACTTCGATCGGTTCGGCTCCGGGGCTGCGCAGCAGCAGGTCGAGCACCCCGCGTCCGACCGACTCCGCCTCGGTGTAACGCCCCAGCCTGCGCTCCATGTTGGCGCGCTGGTGGACGGCGACCAGGACGGACGTACTGGTGCCGCCGGACACCGGCTCCCAGCTCTCGACGGCAGCGCGGCTGAGCCGCCCGCCCTCCTCGTACTCGCCGCGCATCCGCAGGTACTCGATGCAGTTGAGCACCAGCCTGCGGACGTCCTCGTCGGCTGACTCCAGCGCGCCGGCCGTCTCCAGATGCGGGATCAGCTCGGCGTAGCGGGACCAGTTGCGGGACGACGCGGGGTCCCGGGGGTCGGCGGTGACGAGCACTTTGAGGGCGGCTCCGGTCAGCTCCGTACGCTCCGCGGGTGTCTGGGCGTGCCGTACGAAGGAGTGGAAGATGCGGTGCATCCGCAGGGCGGCGACGGTGACGGAGCCGCCCATCCGCGGGACGGGGTCGTACTCCAGCCGCATGGAGGTCACTTCGGAGAGGCGGCGCAGGGCGGAGTTCCAGCTGCTGGGTTCCGGGACGACCCGGTCCAGGGGTGTGGGGAGGTCGGCGGCGCGCGCCGACTGGAGCAGCCTCAGCGGCAGCACGCCCGGTGAGAAGCGGGCGAGGAGGTTGAGCAGCTTCCAGGCGCCCGGGTCCTGTTCGCGCAGGCTGCCGAGGGTCCTGGCCCAGGCGATCTGGAAGGCGACGGGGTAGTCCTGGGAGGCCAGCACTCCGAAGCGGTCGGGGTCGCTCTCGGTCAACTCCCTTATGTACTGGGGGATGTCGACGGTGGGGTTGATGTCGAGCCAGGCCGCCGTCTGGTCGAGCAGCAGCGGCAGGTCCTCGACGGCCTCGGCGAGCAGCCCGGCCTCGTACGGCGAGAGCCGTTCGGAGCGGCGGCCCGCGAAGGCGACGGACTCCTCGCGCTCGAAGTGCCGGACCTCGAAGAGATCGGCCCTGGTGGACCACTCCCGGTGGTTGGTGGTGACCAGGACGTCGCCGGCCCCGTCGGGCAGCAGGGCGGACAGCTTCTCCGGATCGCCCGCGCCGTCGAGGACGATCAGCCAGCTGTCGCCGGTGGCCCGCAGCTGTCCGGCGGCCGCGGCTATGGACTGGTCGAGCTTGCTGCCGACGCCCACCCCGAGGGTGTCGGCGAGGGCGCCGAACTGCTCACGGGCGGTGCCGGTGGTGGTCGCGTCCACCCACCAGACGATGTCGTACTCGCCCTTGAAGCGGTGGACGTACTCCAGGGCGATCTGAGTCTTGCCGATCCCGCCCGGTCCGCACAGCGCGAGCACCGCGCCCTCGCCGACGGCCGCCGCGAAAGCGTCATGGATCCGGTCGAGCAGTCGGCTGCGGCCGGTGAACCTCCGGTTGCGGCGGGGCACGTTCTGGATGTCCGGCGGGTCGTCGGGGAACCTCGGGGCGCGGTCCAGGGTGACCGGGCGGGCCGTGCTCTGTGCCGTGCCGGTGACTTCGAGCACCCGCCTGCGGGCCGCGTCGGCGCTCAGGCCGCGCAGCGCGACCGGGCCGAGGGCGATGATCGCCTCCGGGAGGGGGCGGGTCGTCACGCTGACCCCGGCGATCCGTTCGGGGTGCTCGGCGAGCACCTGGCGCAGCGCGTCGGCCCACGCCGTGCGGAGGCCGTCGTCGAACCGCTCGAACCAGTCGTCGATGACGAGCAGGACCCGCCCGGGTGCGGTCAGCATGCCGGTCAGGGCGTCGGTCGTCGGGGTGCTGCGGGCCGGGTTCCAGCGGACCAGGGCGATGGCGGTCCCGACCTCCGTGAGCTGCCGGGCCATCCAGTGGGCCCAGGGCTCGCTCTGCCCGGCGAAGACCACCGTGACGTGGGGCGCCGGGTCCGCCATCGTCGCCCCCTCAACCAGTTGCGTCACTGTCGTGCACCTACCACTCAAGTGTGAACAGAAGTCGCCATGTTGACGGCCAGTCGGCGCCACGATACGTCACGTGACGAAAGAGCTCAGCCGGTGGGCGATATGCCGGATGAGGTACTCCAAATCGGCGCAGTAGACGCTGGGATGCCGGAAGCCCGCTCCGTCCGCGTACCGGTGGACGTAGTTGCCCCCGCCGCACACCCGGAGCACCGGGCAGCTCAGGCAGACTGCGGCGAGCGCCTTCTCACCGGCCTGTCTGGCGGCGATCCCGGGGTGCGCGAGCGCGGTGTCGAACGGGTCGCTGAAGACGTCGAGCCCGGTCGAAGGGGCGCCTTCGTAGGCGGACTTGAGCGCGTCGACCTGTTCGATGGAGCCGTCGGTGTCCACCACGACAGCTGCCAGCGGGGCCAGTCCCACCGCCTCGGCCGCCGCGGGCTCGCCCAGCAGCAGGGCGACCAGGGTGTGGAAGAGCCGGATGCGGGGCTGTCCGGGGCCGCCGTCCCACCAGCGGTCGAAGGCGGCGGCCAGCCACTGGCCGTACGGGGTGGGGCGTGGCCGGTGCCGGCCCGGTACCCCCGGGTCGATCCCGGGCGGCGGCACGGACCAGTTGCCGTGCGGCAGCAGCAGATCGAGCCCCGGCGGACGCAGCGCGCGCAGGCTGTCGTAGACCGCGACGGGGTCGGCCGCGAGGTCGACGGTGCAGAGGATCCCGGCGTACGTGCCGGGGTGGGGGCAGGCGGCGAGCAGTTGGGCGGCCCGGTGGGCGGCGGGCCAGGAGGGGCGGCCCGCGTGGTCCCTGCGGCGGGAGTTGAGCGCCGCGGTGCCACCGTCGAGGGAGAGCCCGACACGGACTCCGCCGGCGGCGAGCGCGTCGAGGGTGCGGGCGGTCAGCAGGGTGCCGTTGGTCTGCACCGTGGCGGTGACCTCGCACCCGGCGGGCACCGCGTCGCGCACGGCGCGGGCGTACTCGATCACCGGCCCGGGCCCGGTCAGCAGCGGCTCGCCGCCGTGCAGTTCGATCCGGATGCGGGGCAGCCCGTGCGTGGTGACGTGCTCGGCGATGCGCGCGGCGGTCCTGCGGACGGTTTCGCCGGAGGCGCGGTGCGGGCGCTCGCGCCAGCTGCTGTCCTGCCCGCGGTAGACGTAGCAGTAGGAGCAGTCGAGGTTGCAGCGGCTGTGCACCTTCAGGACGAACTGCCGGAAGGGCACGGGCCGCCGCGCGACGGGCCGGTCGCGGACCGCACGGGTCATGGCGCGTCCTCGTAGTAGGCGATGAGCGGTTCGTGCGGATCGCGCTGCCGGGCCTCGGCGAGTACGGCGGCCAGCACCGGGTGGGCGGTGTCCCACGGCGGGGCCAGCCGCGGCAGCGGGCCGCCGTGCTGTGGCTCGCCGGGCCCGGCTGCGGTGTGCTGAGCTCCGGTGTCCGGGGTCAACGGCCGGCCACCTGGTCCGTCAGCCGGGCGACGGCGTCCCGCACTCCGGCCGCGGCACCGTCAGCGGCGGGCCCGGCGGACTCCAGCAGCGCGAGGGCGGCCCGGTATTCGCGCAGGGCGTCCAGCGGACCCGCGAGTTCCTCGACGACTGCGGCGCGCGCGGCCCGCGCCGCACCGGCGCGCCCGTCGTCGTCCACGTCGGTGGCGCGCAGGTAGTGTTCGGCGGCCTGCTGGAGCCGGTCGGGGGTGCCGGTGTGCCGGGCGAGCAGGACCGCGATGTCGCCCCGGGCCTGCCAGGCGCGCGAGGCCGCGTACGGATCGGGCGCGCCCCGCGCGGCGGCGCCGTAGGCCCAGTCGGCCTCGTAGAGGTCGGTGAGCCCGCCGGTGGCCCGGTAGCGCGCCAGGTACTGCGCGCCGAGCAACTCCCGGCGCGGGGCCAGTTCGGGGTCCGACTCGGCCGTCTCGTCGACGGCCTCGCGCAGGCGGCGTACGGCGTCGTCGAGATCGGCGGGTGCGCCGTCCCGCTCAGCCCGGTGCCCCAGTGCCCGGCCCAGCCGGGTGAGGAGCCGGGCCGGGCGGTCCGGAATCCCGACGGAGAGGGCCGCGGTCCAGCTCTCGACGGCGCCGTCCAGGTGCGTCCGGGCCCGGACGGACGCGGGGGGCCGGGCATCCGGGCCGCGCTCCCCCACGGAGTCGTCGTCCGGACCTCGGTCACGCGTGGGGCCGCCGTCCGGCCGGTCGCTCCCCTGGCGTTCGCCGCCCGGGGCGTCCTGGGTCCCGGGCGCCCCGGGGTCGATGTGCCCCTGCCAGTGCACGTCCCCCATGCGCCGGAGGCAGTGGTGGCGTACGGCGTCGTCCTCGGCCGCCGCCAGGGCGGCGGCGAGGGCGTCCAGCACCTCCCACCGCCAGGCCGGGTCACCGCCCTCCAGCTGGGACAGCTCCAGCGCGCCGGCGACCTTCAGCCAGATGTCGGCCCGTTCGGCGCCCCCGGCGGCCCCGGCGGTCGCGGGCAGCAGCGCCCGGAGCGCGCGGAGCGCGTAGTGCCGGACGACGTCCTCGCTCACCACGTGGCGGGCCAGGTCCAGCTCCAGGGTGCCGTGCCGCACCCGGTCCCCGGCCCGGCCCGTCGTCTCCGCCAGCCGCTCCGCGAGGGCCGCCGCCGCGTACAGCGGCGTGGTGTCCACCGCCGGCCCGTTCGCCCTGGACAGCCGTCGCAGCACCTCGATGTGGAGTGCGGCGGCCGCCGGCCACGCCGCCGAGGGCCGCACGGTCTCCGTCAGCCCGCGGAGCCGGTCGGACGCCGCCGTCAGCAGGTCGGCCACGGTGTCCGCGTCATCCAGGTACGGCCCGGTGGCCTCCCGCAGTACGCTCCTCGCCAGCTCCTGGCCGAGGTCCCCGGCCTCGGCGGCCACCGCCATGGCGAACAGCACCTCGGCGGCCGCGAACCCGTCCGAGGACTTCACGGTCTCCCAGGCCTCCGCCAGATCGTCGTCCAGCGCCCGCTGCTGCCAGCGCAGCAGCAGCGCCCGGGACAGCTCCGCCCGGCGCGCCGGCAGAAGCTCACCGCGCCGCTCCCCGTCCACGGCCAGGCGCAGCAGCCCGATCGCACTGTCGAGGTCCCGCGCGCCGCCGTACTGCTCGTACCGCTGGACGAACTCGGCTGCCCGCGAGGCCAGTTCGCCGGGTGTGCCGGGCTCGGGCACCGCGACGGGCGGGCCGCCGCGGCGCCGGATCGTGTCCGCGGCGACCTCGGCGAAGACGCGCAGCCCGGCGGGCATCGCGCCGCCGCCCGCCGGGACGGGCAGCCGCTCGCCGAGTGCGACGGCGGCCATGGCGGGGAAGTTGCGCGCGCTGCGGCCGAAGCGCCGCTGCACGTAGCGCGAACTGTGCCGCAGTACGAGCTGCTCCTCCGCCCGGTCCAGCCGGGCGGCGAGCAACACCCGCACCCCGTCCAGGAATTCGTAGTACGGGCCGTCCGAAGGGCCGATGTCGGGCCGTTCGGCCCGCCGTACGATGCCGCCGAGCAGCACCTCGGCCAGCGCCTCGGGCCCGGTACCCGCCAGCATCGTGTGCTGGACGAGGCGCATCACCGGCAGCACCAGCGGCACCGCCGTCAGGTACTCGGCCAGCCGCTGCGCGGTGGGGGACGCCGTCCGCCGGAACGCGCCGACCCGCTCCTGTCCGGTGAGCGCCGCCGCGGCCCGCACCGGCGCGCCGGAGGGCCGCTGGTCCCGGCGCACCCAGGCGGCCGCTGTGGACACCGACTGGCCCGTGGCGCCCGACACCAGCCGGGACCAGCCCTCGACGGAGGTGCGCCGCAGGGCGAGCACCGGGACCGGTCTCGCGTTCCGCGGATCGGATCCGTGCGGCGCGGCGCCGAAATCCAGCCGTCCCAGGGGCCCTTCGTGCCGCCGCAGCACTCCCCCGTGCGCGGGCAGATGGGTCCGCCGCCACAGCCGCTGCGGCAGCGGCTGGACGACCGCGACCGGGGTGCCGGCCGACCAGTGGTACAGCAGCCGTTGCAGGACGCCGGAGCGCCACATGGGTCCTGAGCAGTCCGAGAGCAGCAGGATGATCCGGCGGCCGGTGGGGTCGCCGAGCTGGGCGGCACGGCGCAGCGGGCCCGCCGGGACGCGCCCCGCCGCGTATCCGGCGGCCCCGTCGCCGTCCGGGTGCAGATAGCGGAGCTGGACGTCCTGGAAGACTCCGGCGCTCGCGCAGACGCCGGCCAGCTCCTCCAGAGCGCTCTCCCAGGCGACCGTCGACGAGGAGACATCCATCAGGAGCAGCAGCCGCGGCTTCTGCCGCCGTGCGGCGCGCAGGACGGGAATGACGAGGCCGGTGTCGGCCGCCCGCCCCGCGGTGGCCTCCTCGTCGAGCCTGCGGCCGGGCGGCAGAGCCGGTGACCGGTAGCGGCGCAGTGGCCGTAACGCGCGCCGGAGTGCGTGCGGATCGGCGAGTGCGGGCGCGGCGGGCGCCAGGACGGGCGACGCCTCCACGGCCGCGGGCGCGCCGTCCGGGTCCGGCGCGGTCAGCAGGGTGGAGGGCGCGGCGGGATCGGCCGCGGGGCGCTCGCCGGGTGCGGCGACGGGCGCCGGAGGGGGAGCGGGGGTCTTCTGCGGAAGGCTCTGCGGCAGGGCCGCCGCGGCGGAGTCGGGCGATCCGGTACGGCCGGCCAGCCACAGCGCGTCCGCCAGCTCCCTCGCGTCGATGTCGCGGCCGGACTCCCGCAGCCGCGCGACCAGGGTGGTCAGCGCCACGGCCCGGCCGCTCTCGTCCCGCCCGGCACCCATCGGGTCACCTCGGCCCGTTGTCGAGAGGCCGCATCAGCAGGTCGGCGACGCCCTCCTGGCCCGCGGCGTCGCGGCCCGCGGTGTGCTGGACGAGGTAGATCGCGTTCAGCAACTGGTCGGTCGGGCGCACTCCGCCGTCCGCCTCGGAACGGACGAACCGGTCGACGAGGCCGATGTACTCGTCGTAGGAGCCGGCGCCGAAGTGTGCCTGCACCATGGCGGCGAGCCGCTCGTCCCGGGGAGCGGCCAGGTCGAGGTGGATGCACCGGCGCAGCAGCGGAGCGGGGAAGTCGCGCTCGCGGTTGCTGGTCATGACGACCACCGGGAAGGCCCGGCAGCGCACCCGTCCGCCGGTGACCGGCGCGCGCAGTCCGTCGTCGGTGAGGACCTGGACGGTCTGCTGCCCCGGCCGGTCGGCGACCCGCTCCAGCTCGGGCAGGGTGAACTCGCCCTCCTCCAGCACGTTGAGGAGGTCGTTGGGGAGGTCGATGTCGCTCTTGTCCAGCTCGTCGATGAGCAGCACCCGGGGGCGGTCGGCGGCGAGCAGCGCGGTACCGAGCGGGCCGAGCCGCAGATAGCGCCCGATGTCCCCGGCCGGATGCGGGCCGCCGGCCGGGCCGTCCTCCAGACGGGCCAGCTGTGCGTCCTGGAGGCGGCCGATGGCGTCGTAGGAGTAGAGGCCGTCGCGGAGTTCGCTGCGGCTGACGACGGGCCACTGCAGGACGCGGCCGAGGCCGAGTTCGAAGGCGATGTCGTGGGCGAGGGTGCTCTTGCCCGAGCCCGGCTCACCCGTGATCAGCAGGGGCCGGCGCAGATACAGCGCGGCGTTGATGAGTTGCAGCGCCTCGCTGCCGGGTACCGCGAGGGGGACGGTCCGGTTGCCCAGCCGCCGCCGGGTCGCGGAGTCGGCCTCCGGCGCCCGGTAGCCGATGGGCGGAGCGTCGAAGGCACGCCAGGCCGGCGGCGCGGGCCGCCGGTCGATCCGCTCCGGATCGGGGTCTCCGGTGCCGCGGTAGATGAACCATTCGGTCATCGCTGGTTCGCTCCTCATCGGCGCCGGGCGTTCCGGGATACGTACCCGTCCGGCGCATCGTCAAAGTCGTTTTCGAGCCATCAGGCATGGACCGGGGCGCCGCCGTGGAGTGCCGTGGAGCGGGCCGCCGGACGGCGCCCCGGAGGTCAAGGCGAGTCCAGGGTGTGTTCGTCGTCGGTGGGCAGGGGTCGCCCGGGATCGTCGTAGAGCAGCATCAGTGGTTCCGGCCACTGGGTCCCGGGGTGCCGCTGGTCGATGTCCTCCCGCAGATGGCGCAGCCGGTCCGGGAGTTCCGCGGTCCTGCCGACCCCGTCGAACAACGTCTGCACCCGCGTGCGCAGTTCGTCGCAGTACGGCCCGCAGCTGTGCCCGGCACGGCCCGCGATGTCCCAGAGCGCGATGCCGTGGCCCGCCCGCAGCGTCAGCTCCATGGCGGCGGACCCGGCGCCCCTGCCCGCGGGCCGGCACAGGACGGGGACGGCACCGGGCGGGAGCGTCTCGTAGTACGCGGGACGCTGGGCGGTACCCGGCTCCGGGATCCGTGCGACGGTCAGCTGCTGGGCCTCGGCGGTGGACTGCCAGCGGCTCTCCCATCCGGCCTCCCCGCGCCACTGGCCGCGCCGCCCGAGATCACGCACCACCAGCCGGCGCTGCGCCCCCAGCTGGGTGAGCCCGCCCAGCGGGGCGGCGTCCTGGAGCTGCCAGCGGTGGACGGGGGTGTCGAACCTGCTGAGCGGCAGCGCGATCTCGACCGGCAGCGGGTGGGCCGCGTCGGGATCCTCCGCGTGCAGCACCTCGTGGAGCCTGCGCCGCAGCGTCTGGTGGTTGTGCCAGGCCGCGTCGGTCCGCGGGGCGGGCCCCTCGTACGCGCCGACCTGCTCGCTGCCCCCCTCGCCGTTGAAGAGGTGGATCGTCCACTCGACCAGGGCGGGGTCGTCGTGCAGCGGTTCCATCACGACCGTGACCACCGGCCCCTCCTTGGGCCCCGGGTACGGCAGGACGATGCGCTCGGGACGTACGGGGTCGGGCAGCAGCGCGGCGGGCAGCCTGACCCCGGTGACCAGTTCGTGGTGGAGCGGTTCCGCCACCTGCTCCAGCCTGCGGTCGATCCAGTCGGAGAGCGGGGCCGTCCCACCACCGCGCGCCCCGGCGTACTGGGCGGCCAGCCGGAGGTAGCGGAGGTGGACGAGCGGGTCGAGCGGCTGCTCGCCGTCGTACAGCAGACCGTGCCCGTCCCGCCAGCTCCGCAGGACGGTCCTGGCCGGGGGCAGCAGGTCGCCACCGGCCGCCTGCCGGGCGACGGCGGCGACGGGCCCGCCGGTGGCGGGGCCGGGCAGCGCGGCGAGCAGCCCCAGCGCCTCGCGCCGGTCGCGCGGTGTCCAGCCGCCGGTCCCTGCGGGGCCCGGCGACGGCTGCCGGGCGGTCCAGGTGTGGTGTCCGGTCCGTGCGGCGTGCCAGCGGTCGTGCGCGGCCATCACCTCCCGGTAGCGGTCGCCGAATCCGCGCAGCGCCCCGGCCGCGATGGCGAGGCCGCCCTCCTT comes from the Streptomyces sp. NBC_01471 genome and includes:
- the fxsT gene encoding FxSxx-COOH system tetratricopeptide repeat protein, producing MTQLVEGATMADPAPHVTVVFAGQSEPWAHWMARQLTEVGTAIALVRWNPARSTPTTDALTGMLTAPGRVLLVIDDWFERFDDGLRTAWADALRQVLAEHPERIAGVSVTTRPLPEAIIALGPVALRGLSADAARRRVLEVTGTAQSTARPVTLDRAPRFPDDPPDIQNVPRRNRRFTGRSRLLDRIHDAFAAAVGEGAVLALCGPGGIGKTQIALEYVHRFKGEYDIVWWVDATTTGTAREQFGALADTLGVGVGSKLDQSIAAAAGQLRATGDSWLIVLDGAGDPEKLSALLPDGAGDVLVTTNHREWSTRADLFEVRHFEREESVAFAGRRSERLSPYEAGLLAEAVEDLPLLLDQTAAWLDINPTVDIPQYIRELTESDPDRFGVLASQDYPVAFQIAWARTLGSLREQDPGAWKLLNLLARFSPGVLPLRLLQSARAADLPTPLDRVVPEPSSWNSALRRLSEVTSMRLEYDPVPRMGGSVTVAALRMHRIFHSFVRHAQTPAERTELTGAALKVLVTADPRDPASSRNWSRYAELIPHLETAGALESADEDVRRLVLNCIEYLRMRGEYEEGGRLSRAAVESWEPVSGGTSTSVLVAVHQRANMERRLGRYTEAESVGRGVLDLLLRSPGAEPIEVIRARDGLGGTLMALGRYDEARTLFEQADREAVTTLGDAEVPRTLSIRNNLAEAMGLQGQYQASLELHQSILTARVALLGGRNPLTLHSALRTATMLRLLGRYREALEIQQHNSRLHGQELDRNHGQTLNADHNLALCLRRDGKLYQARALLASVRKRRVARRGRRHPDTLRAGADFAMLLREAGELREAYEIADETASLYALQLGELHPYAVGTRANLALLQGDAGDDDGARELAEQTLRQMSDAVGADHPWTLGCAFNTATARQRLGDVEGAVRLGHDLVDRAVRTLGPGHPLTTTAQSALARDLRAAGETALAERLHADALARITELLGDGHRHTRSIRDGAVRYWDFEPQFV
- a CDS encoding FxsB family cyclophane-forming radical SAM/SPASM peptide maturase; the encoded protein is MTRAVRDRPVARRPVPFRQFVLKVHSRCNLDCSYCYVYRGQDSSWRERPHRASGETVRRTAARIAEHVTTHGLPRIRIELHGGEPLLTGPGPVIEYARAVRDAVPAGCEVTATVQTNGTLLTARTLDALAAGGVRVGLSLDGGTAALNSRRRDHAGRPSWPAAHRAAQLLAACPHPGTYAGILCTVDLAADPVAVYDSLRALRPPGLDLLLPHGNWSVPPPGIDPGVPGRHRPRPTPYGQWLAAAFDRWWDGGPGQPRIRLFHTLVALLLGEPAAAEAVGLAPLAAVVVDTDGSIEQVDALKSAYEGAPSTGLDVFSDPFDTALAHPGIAARQAGEKALAAVCLSCPVLRVCGGGNYVHRYADGAGFRHPSVYCADLEYLIRHIAHRLSSFVT
- a CDS encoding SAV_2336 N-terminal domain-related protein, translated to MGAGRDESGRAVALTTLVARLRESGRDIDARELADALWLAGRTGSPDSAAAALPQSLPQKTPAPPPAPVAAPGERPAADPAAPSTLLTAPDPDGAPAAVEASPVLAPAAPALADPHALRRALRPLRRYRSPALPPGRRLDEEATAGRAADTGLVIPVLRAARRQKPRLLLLMDVSSSTVAWESALEELAGVCASAGVFQDVQLRYLHPDGDGAAGYAAGRVPAGPLRRAAQLGDPTGRRIILLLSDCSGPMWRSGVLQRLLYHWSAGTPVAVVQPLPQRLWRRTHLPAHGGVLRRHEGPLGRLDFGAAPHGSDPRNARPVPVLALRRTSVEGWSRLVSGATGQSVSTAAAWVRRDQRPSGAPVRAAAALTGQERVGAFRRTASPTAQRLAEYLTAVPLVLPVMRLVQHTMLAGTGPEALAEVLLGGIVRRAERPDIGPSDGPYYEFLDGVRVLLAARLDRAEEQLVLRHSSRYVQRRFGRSARNFPAMAAVALGERLPVPAGGGAMPAGLRVFAEVAADTIRRRGGPPVAVPEPGTPGELASRAAEFVQRYEQYGGARDLDSAIGLLRLAVDGERRGELLPARRAELSRALLLRWQQRALDDDLAEAWETVKSSDGFAAAEVLFAMAVAAEAGDLGQELARSVLREATGPYLDDADTVADLLTAASDRLRGLTETVRPSAAWPAAAALHIEVLRRLSRANGPAVDTTPLYAAAALAERLAETTGRAGDRVRHGTLELDLARHVVSEDVVRHYALRALRALLPATAGAAGGAERADIWLKVAGALELSQLEGGDPAWRWEVLDALAAALAAAEDDAVRHHCLRRMGDVHWQGHIDPGAPGTQDAPGGERQGSDRPDGGPTRDRGPDDDSVGERGPDARPPASVRARTHLDGAVESWTAALSVGIPDRPARLLTRLGRALGHRAERDGAPADLDDAVRRLREAVDETAESDPELAPRRELLGAQYLARYRATGGLTDLYEADWAYGAAARGAPDPYAASRAWQARGDIAVLLARHTGTPDRLQQAAEHYLRATDVDDDGRAGAARAARAAVVEELAGPLDALREYRAALALLESAGPAADGAAAGVRDAVARLTDQVAGR
- a CDS encoding MoxR family ATPase; this encodes MTEWFIYRGTGDPDPERIDRRPAPPAWRAFDAPPIGYRAPEADSATRRRLGNRTVPLAVPGSEALQLINAALYLRRPLLITGEPGSGKSTLAHDIAFELGLGRVLQWPVVSRSELRDGLYSYDAIGRLQDAQLARLEDGPAGGPHPAGDIGRYLRLGPLGTALLAADRPRVLLIDELDKSDIDLPNDLLNVLEEGEFTLPELERVADRPGQQTVQVLTDDGLRAPVTGGRVRCRAFPVVVMTSNRERDFPAPLLRRCIHLDLAAPRDERLAAMVQAHFGAGSYDEYIGLVDRFVRSEADGGVRPTDQLLNAIYLVQHTAGRDAAGQEGVADLLMRPLDNGPR
- a CDS encoding trypsin-like peptidase domain-containing protein — its product is MNEPDHVVNTLAAAATVQLLPADGTGRDFWGSGFFIAPGWVLTCAHVLRPHLPAGPGGCLAVRGDGFNDGIPAPAEVVAWQLAEKEGASIPPERDLALVRLLDRETDHECVWFTDRDVRPMHTVVVHGYRPDPQAAPGGGPVSFVAKAGINVLSGDHGLVIEPGAEYPKGVSGGPLLDPFTGEVVGLIKSRRKDKEGGLAIAAGALRGFGDRYREVMAAHDRWHAARTGHHTWTARQPSPGPAGTGGWTPRDRREALGLLAALPGPATGGPVAAVARQAAGGDLLPPARTVLRSWRDGHGLLYDGEQPLDPLVHLRYLRLAAQYAGARGGGTAPLSDWIDRRLEQVAEPLHHELVTGVRLPAALLPDPVRPERIVLPYPGPKEGPVVTVVMEPLHDDPALVEWTIHLFNGEGGSEQVGAYEGPAPRTDAAWHNHQTLRRRLHEVLHAEDPDAAHPLPVEIALPLSRFDTPVHRWQLQDAAPLGGLTQLGAQRRLVVRDLGRRGQWRGEAGWESRWQSTAEAQQLTVARIPEPGTAQRPAYYETLPPGAVPVLCRPAGRGAGSAAMELTLRAGHGIALWDIAGRAGHSCGPYCDELRTRVQTLFDGVGRTAELPDRLRHLREDIDQRHPGTQWPEPLMLLYDDPGRPLPTDDEHTLDSP